The following DNA comes from Mya arenaria isolate MELC-2E11 chromosome 11, ASM2691426v1.
TGTCCTTAAGCAACCACATTACAGTCTTGAGAAagttcatcatttgtataagCAAGACATGCCAGTTTACATAATGATTCATGAATCATTTAATCATCGTTCTCCGTCGTCATAAACTTCATCATACCCAGGTGTGCAAAACAAAGGGACCGAATACGGGGTAAAAAACATCGCGGTGGGTTTactttgtatttcatttaaatcgGCCCCGTGCTAGGTAAACTGCCGGCACCCATTGAATTGGTTTTCCACAAAATGACTGGACTAGAAATCTAGACCTAATTTACGCACGCATTTATGGACAATACCTTTTATACACTCGCACTGAAGGACAACGGTGCATAAGGTTAGCGAAGACGCAGTTCAAATCATACAAAAATTAATATGTATTACAAAATCACACATATTTTGCCACGTTGTctaagtgtgtttttttccatcCGCTATGCGCTCAATCCATCCAAACAGCCGTTCACGTTAGCAAAACGTGTATGTATGGTTActtcatgatatatatatttaacagaataatattgtgtttgttctcggtgttgttgttgatgactatttttgcagaaaaaataccAGCGTCTTTATCTATTGAAAACTTGTCGCGGTTGTCAATGAAGCCTATCTTGTTgctgttgatgttgttgatgatgttgttgatgatgttgatgatgttgatgatgacaCTTAATGACGCCATTTACACGGTTGTGGTTGATAATTTTGATacaacatgtaaaaatattcaacaaataaaaacattaccCCGGTAGTTTAGAAGAACACGgcattaattttcttttattagtattttttttattatttaaaatggacTTTGGGAAAAAGAATGCTATAGGAGGCCGGGGTTTTTGGTATAGAAGAGAGCGACGCATATGTAAAGTTATATGAGTACTGTCGTATCGTTTTACCCGGAATGAAATTATTCATGAATTGACACACTGATTACGGAAAATAAGTAAGGAAATCCCAGGTGGGATGTTATCTCATGACACGCTCTcgtaatcaaatatatataccaCCCGTAATCTATCTTACCAATCTCAtctttaaatgttcattgtatgcaaacattcaatattttattgcgcaaattgaaagtttttcatcaatatttattacttTACGAGTATTTAACGAGTACAAAAAACgttattgaaatcaaaattgatattcaaagTGACTTGTTGGAAGTACTTAACACTAACTTGCAAATTCGCTCTCCCCTACCTATGTCACGTTGAGAATGAGATTTCAATCTTTGATAAAGGCGTCATTTCGCTTAATGATCGTTTAATCatgatttaatgataaaatcatTACCTTTCATAGCGTGAGTGGGCATATTGTATCATTTTACGTGGTCAGTTAAATGGTCAACGAACTTTGTTTGGCACGATTCAACAAGTAGGCAAGTTTCTCTCGAGCAAGCCTGTAAATGAGCTTTTATTGTTGACCAGTGCTGTCCTTAGATGACCTATTCCGGACAGTGACTTCAGTGGTCAGTTTGGGTAGATAATACAGAagatgtgaaaataaaatgtctgttgTTAAATACTTGTTTATGTTCGCATCGGTGTTTCGCCCATAGTATACTATaagattataataaaatatatctttatttgtcGGAGTTATTGAACTATTGTCGGGGAAAGGGGTCGTTGACGGCGCTGCTCTAACCGCTGCTGTCAATAATTAATCTCAATTAATTCGAGATTAAAACGTTTATGTTTGCGGATGTACCAGGGCAGTTTTCGCTCTTCCAGAGTGTATCTGAGTTATACTCGATACATCATATTGAACAGTTTCCATTGGTTGAAACGTAATTCGTATTATcagaaaataaagataaatatctgTGACGCCAAAGAACTTTGcccaaatacattttttaagtaaatgtaatgaaatgataaaatcatACAAACGCCTCCACCAACTCTAATAATATTCGCATAAGCCAGTTTGCGCCCATATTCACACACTTTAGTTAAAGCGGTGGTTTTAGACCATTTTTAAAAGGAGGTTctcaacatattttatcaatgtcGTTATTATCATTACAAGTACGGCAGGTGTTAGTTAGCGAATACAATCTTTTTCGATCAAAAGTATACTTCAGTCAAAGTCATGAAAATTGTTACCGACTACTTATCTGTTCTTCCTGCAATTGAgaattacttaaaatattaatggGATTTATCATAGATGAAACACATCTGCTGTGAGAATATAATTTCCTTATTCAAGATAAAACAACATGAAGGGCGTTGCAGGTTTGACCCGTTGGTCATTGACAAGTCTGGTATTTCCCTACTGCCGGTGTTCTATATTGACAAGCTCACATTCTTGAGTGATAAGTCATGGCATGCCTGGAAAATCAATCTCTTCAGCAGTTTTCACCATCAAGCATCTTTTACTTAGGTTTATACATATTCACGCGCAGATAATTGTTGATGAAAGATGAGTGAAAACTAAGAAATTTCagagtttttaaaaagaaaggaCAAAGACTATCCTGAACTATAGTCTACCCGcagcacccccccccccgaccCCAAACACCCCGCCACCCTCAAAAACCGTCGGATGTTCATTAAAGCTGGTGGTCTCGCAATATACACAGTGACATTACAAGacttttttttacatgtgtAGTTTTGATTTCTGTTTCAGCTGGCATATTTGCTTGTGAACTGGTGTGTGTCCGAGAAGGCCAAAATCTTTACTTTGTACGCacataactgaaaaaaaaacgtattcaAGTTCATGTTATGAAAGTAATAATCTCGTGTTTGGAAGAATATCATGTCATTATTATGCTAGCGTAGTCACATTAAGCCCGAAAGTGATTTGATTTTCTGGTGTCCGTTGTTGGTACCATGTACGGCCTCTGATCGAAAAATCGGTCAATTACACTACCAGAAAGTGGCTTCAAAGTGGCCATGGGCATGTTTGCTTTTCTGCTCATTACCATGACGGTCAATAGGTAATTGGTCAGTCTACCTGCGCGATCCTACCCGAGACATGCCGTTGTCCTGAGATGACCATAGTGGTCAGTTCGACGACCTTCGCTAACCTTAGAATGCCAATTTAGACTAATTAAGTGCGGAGAACGTAGATTTGCAGATAGCGGCACGTAATTCTCCGGGGCTAATTAACTAATTGCCTATTGCTAAATGTTGCCAATTGGCTGGATTTTGCTAGGaaaagtaaataattgttttggaGGTGGAATTATTCGCTCAAGTCAATATCCGATGCATTATAGTTTATGACTCGTCCTATATCTCTGTACCTGGTACCATTTTGACCATTacataacaatgaaatattcgCCTGACAGATCCAGTTTATTTAACCACTCGAAATGTCAATGTCAAATCTGCTTTAATATTTCGGATGAACTGTGCCTTTTGTATGACTTGCTGCACGTCGTAGATAAGTTATGACCTCTAACACAACTAATGCGATTTAAAATGCACCACAAGTGTCATACCAGAAATCAAAACTGTAACAAGTGTGCCTTCCGGTATGGATGATTTCCAAAAGTTGCTTTGTCACTATTGTTCAAGTTCGGTCCTTCTGGTATTTTAAGTGCATCTCTTTAAGAGATAAGACTTGGTTGGTCATACATTCCACAattctttttttatgaaattatgaaaaaagttATAACGAATTTCCTATGTGTTGAAACTAAAGTTTGTGCAGTCTGCTGTTTTAGATGAAATCACGAACTCGctcgtaaaatataaaatgtggAGTTTTACAGAGCGGGTTATCAAATAACTAAGTCACTACGTATTcaaatggtttttattttatttttatacacagAATATGCACCAATTTTCAATTCTCattcaaaaatcaaaacatcaaCAACTGGCAACATAACATATCAACATTCAAGCATATATGTAAGTCCAATGTCAAAATGCATTTTCTCAGAAATACAAACTTTACGGACGAACTTACAACCCAAGAATAATATCAGTCAGATCATTTCAATAGTTTAGCATATTCAAATTGCATAAGATTATTTGTGGAACAAATGTATCAGAAAATAGAGAAAGacgaaaaaacaaaatgaaaacatgattaTGTGAAATGAGCATAATTGAATGTCTATGTGTATGATTTTAgttatatacaattattaatgATTGTGTTTTAGAAACTCCTGGTTACTGTATTTTGAACACAGTTTGACAACTCGTTTATACAGAAAATAGCACTTGAGCACATTGTCCTGAACAATTAATGGAGTTAATGATGGCCTATTTTTTATGTCTAAGCTTCACTATGGACTGactattcattattatttaaattgagCGTCCTACACAATTCATACAGGTctatataatatttactttgCGATAAAATACCTATAAATTCATGTCTTCTACGAAAATGACCTATTATGTTTTTCCTAACCTGGAAGTTCTATTTATATTGAATctgaactttattttttattcctaAAACTAGCTACACGTGTATGTTTAATGACGCTTCCGTTGACCTTGATCTTAAAATATAGAACATATGAGTATACACCGACGGTTTTAACAGGTATGTAACCTTAGACTTAAATAAAATAGGAAATTCCCCCAACCTTGGTTttccaacaaaaatatatataagaaaatactCATGTAGATAAAAGCTAATAGAACAAGccaatcaaaatatatcatatatcagTGTATTTTATCAACGTAATGCCCCAACCAATCACAGCTCGACCTGTTTAACCACTTGCGCTATGATAAGATTTTTTTAGGACATGAATTTTTAAGACGCATATTAACTTGTCGAAACCCTACTTAAAAGTCTGTAAACTAAGTCAATGTTTGGTTTAACCAAGTGCGCATATAACTGAAGGCGTTCCGTATCtgaattttatcatttgatgatttaaattttgaacagtAGCCAAGCGGGTCACTAACTGAgacactgaaataaaataaaaaaaataaatgaaattgcgCTGTTCATGTTGACCTTATCAGTAAACAATTAGTTACCAAACTACTTGATCAGATTTCAAATAGAACAATACAATAACATATAGCTGTTGtggaaaatatatacacaaagtCTTCTGACCAGGAAGAAATTATATCAACAATGAATACTCTAATGTGCAACATCATCGATATATACATGTTGACAGTTTATgaacattatcaaaataatacataattaacattttaccaTCATCACAATTAAGATCTGAGCCAACAAATTTTAACACGGTGATATGTTTAATGCTACAAAactcaaattttatttttttattatttttctatacAAAGAATTGTACAAAGTATATTTATGTGTACAGTATACAAATGGTAGTCTGGATGAaaaatttctataaataaagtATCCTACAGATACACATGTTAAAAACAGTTGGCACAGCCTTAAAAAATGGCTTGAATCACAAATATGAGATCATTCGCGAAAACTGAAAGTCCAAGATATCGCACATACACAAGTGCACATGCGCAGGAAGGACGAACACTTAATACTGACTTCCGGCTACGCCAGAatatgttaccatgataactagCACTGTTCTCTTTTCTGTCAATAATGAAGTGACTTGagacaaaaatgaattttgaatgcTAGAAAAGTGAACTTGATTTGAAAAGATATACCAGTAATCATCCAtgttaaaaatagaatatataaggtgttaactttatttatatctGTTTTAAGTTACAACTAAAGTAAGAAGTATTCCAGGATATAAAAATCGTGcagcattataattatatatatatatatatatatatatatatatatatatatatatgaacaaaatttCAAACTAAAATCAAAGACCAAATCTGTGGTTTGAAAAGATGAATTCATAATCATTCGAAAAGGAAGTTTAAACAAAAGCTTTAAAGATGTTTTTTCTACGGATAGTTTactatttaaaaacttaaacatCTAAATTACAGCGTTTAGTTAGTCATATTTTCACAACTGAGACTGGCAAATATGGCAGTATCATCAAAATATGTACAGcaacatattacaaaaaagaaaattcacCAAAGATTTCTGTATTAAAAgccacaatttattttttctatctcagtttaaatattcataCTTGTCCGTATAACATGTAAGTGCGTAAAATTGAGTCACCAAATTTAttacgtttttttcttcttcaactTCAAAATTATCAGACGAAAATGCAGACGacatgttattaaaaaaatcggcGCCTTCTGCGTGTTACTTTACAAAAGACTGAAATCATTTCGAATGATCACTGAGTGCAGATGTCCGTTTGATTCTGTTTTGGCAATGTTTCAAAACCAATAAATcttttgatatttgatgttttgataatgttaaatCGTAGGCGATACAATggtcaaataaatatgttactATGCTAACGTGCAATGTCCATGAATAAATTTGGTTATTCCATTCGTGGCTTAATTCAGAACAAATAGTTGACTATTACGCAATCTTAATCTAAAAGATTGTCCATTATATGTTTCAAACAGCAACGAACTAATTATTCTAACACCATTTACAGCAAATTAACAGTATTGTCTTCAACAGAAAAGAAACCATTTGTAATGTTCCCAACTAAAACCGAAAATGAGAAATGAATATACCCAGTTGATGTATAGAACAATGAAGTAGGCAATTATTCATAATGATCACAGTaagaatttaaatgataatgacaatttttttgacagaaaacaattatgtacACGTTTCAGATCACTATCTATGTCTCTATGTCTGGACTCACATTAGTCCTTCAATTCGCGGTATTCAGAGATACTGCCGCGCCCCATACAACCAATCTCCTCAGGGCTTATCGGATTGTAAAAGTCAATGTCAGTAAGACTGTCTAAATTTGGAAGTTCCGGAAGTGCGTTTAGCACCGACGTTGCGCTTGCGCACGATGATTCCATTTGCTTCTTTCCCGGATTGAGGAGAGAATAGAATTCCCCAAACACGTTATCGTCCAAATTCTGGTCCGCAAACGGGTCCTGCTGGAACGGGGTCGTGACCTCACGAGCATATGGTGACGTCATCGCCGACGTCTGAATCGGGGAGACGGAGGGTGGGGCACCATCACAGTGTTGGAAATCAAACTGTACCGTGGAGGCATATCCTGGGCTAGAGTTAATGGGCGCCGGATGTCCCGTCTTGAAACAAACATGGTTTTCAATAATGGATTGGAGTCTAAGTTTTTCCTCCAGCAGCTCTGCATTTGTCCTTTTTAACTGCTCATTTTCCAGTTGTTGAGCTTCGAAGtcctgaaaatagaaaatggagcgaataaaaaaacaacatcgttgttaaaaaacacattgaatTAGGTTGTGGCttgtaatattgtatatttttgagTGGCCCAAGTACAAATTACGTTTAacgaaatattgttttatttttagggCCTAAATCTTCAGCTGTCACGACTTTGATTGATCGTTCATCAAACATAAGTTGAAAGTGGCCGGCGGTTGAAGACCTAGAGGTGATTTTCAACACCGACTGATGTAACCCCGCTTCCTATCAACCCCAAATACAGTTCATGGTGTTAAAATCTTGCGCTGATATCAATCAAatgtacaattttgaaaagttttattttaacgaTTTTGACTTAAATCTTAGTTGGTTTCAGGGTGTTATCActtgtaatgaaaataaagttttattgtataatagtGTTCTCATCAAACAcgcaaaacagttatttttttaatatgtttttaatagaTTGTATTGTTTACTTAACTGCGCACTATTTTTTTCCACCCGATGTATTGACTATTGAAGATATATATCTCAGCTGACTCCAAAGGTCTAAGTTACTCggtacattattattattcgtTTATAAAGCCACAACCGCAAAACAACTGCTGTACTTTACACACAGGGCACCATGGTTATACTATAAATGTACTTTACCAATAGCACACAAATCACTCAGCccgaacatttatttttttcaccaaTGCAAATTAATTTCTTCATTTAATTGAGTTTTATACCAACAATGATTTATCAGATCAAAACGAAATCCCACAAGGTTATTACATCTATTTTAACaccaataaataataaaccacCTTATAAGCAAATGATAAGTTtattacaacaacaacgacgacaaCATAGACAGCAACGGAAGCACCACCCTATTTTACCAACTAATATAGAGCTACAAGAAGttcttttttaagaatattatttaagtagaaaattaattgaaattaaatgaacaatacaaaataattcaatacgCCGCCTTACCCTATGCAGCTCAGCCTGTCCTTTAAGCTTCTTTTCGCGACACCGCGCGGCGGCTTCCCGGTTCTGCCGCTTCCGGCGCTCACGTTTCTCGACCTCCCGTGGCGTCAGGGGCTGAGGAAAATAAACGGGCCGTAAGGATCAGTAGGTAGAGCGTCAAAAGGGGAGGGGTCACAAACTACACTGACACTAGTATTGTCGCCATtcttatttctaaaatataagtttgttataaacatactatatataagtatttacaatcctaatattgaaatatttataatcggcagtttgcatttattttaaaaaaccgCTTGATTTAAAACGCATTTTTTCCTCTCACGTAATAATGTCCtaatataatgacattatttttagatctttaattaaataaaaaaaaacacgttttattGTTCTGTAACTTCCGTTTTGCGATCATAAACTTAACACCAGCACTTAAATAGTCCATACAATAGTTCCCATCGCTTCCTTAACAAGTACATGACTATACTTTTACCACCAACTATATCTACTGCGTATAGCAACATTAATAACCTTCTGATAACACGATGGCACAAAAGGGAAGCAAAATCGAAGAGGGCGCACTCTTGGTGACCACAAATATTCGAGAACATCGTATGATTTATAAAAACCGCACTTCTTCTTCACGGATTTATTTCGTATAAGAACTATTTCATATGTGCTGTGCTTAAAACATAGAAATGAGCGGAAGTTTATGTCGAAATAAAGACAAATGCCAGCACACTTTACTAAGTAACGCCCTAATGGGGCTCCTACCCGCGACCCCTCAAGAATGGTTTGAATCAACATCTGTTATCTTGTCTGCAGTTGATTTCGctcttgtgattttttttatttaatcataacatCTATCCACATTCCCTTCCGCCACAAATATAAATACCACGCATTCCCCTCCGCATTACATATATAAGTTATTCGAAATACTCACCCCATTTACTCGAGGTCTTTTCTCTTCTTCAAACGACTCGCTCAAGCCCCGTCTGTGGAGGTTAAGCTTTGCTTTGCACTTTAATTCCTGTCTCAATGCCCGACTGAGTGCGATGGATTTTTCCTCGGGAGACGCAGGTACGGTCGGCTGAAAGTTCCCCACCAACTCCATCAGGTCTGCAGTTTTAAGGTCCATATGAGATTCTACATCACTCATTCTGCCGTTGGGTGCTTCCTGAAAGTGAAATAGATTTctgttattatttgtattagGTCGCTTCAGGTGAGCGAGGTCTTTGTCgtattgttttcttcatttttatttattataaccaCCATTCTCATCAACTTCACCATCATCAGTAGCAGAAAcagcaccaccaccaacactgtCTTTGGCGATCATAACCATCCCACTCGCTTCAAATGTATATGTGTAATTCTGTGTATAACATCATTCTAAACAGATGTGTACGGAATTGCTATGTCGTTTCACAATGATTTGTTAATTATTTCCAATCAGAAATATCTATTTTATAATACCTCACTGCTGGATACCGTGTTTTCCCCTTAACTGTATTTATACGATATAAACTAACAGAAGACACAACACCAAATGGAATATAGACGTTATATCTGAAAACGCtggtgaaataaataaataaataaaatatcaaatgttttatacacCATATCGAATCTAGTAACTTCCTCtatgatatttaaattcattaccCAATATGGCAACCCCATTCCAATTTCACGGAACATTCTATTTAAGTCCAAGGTGCACACGTTTTTAAAAATCCACTTTCTGTTTTACGTTTATTATTAACTATAAATTAGGACACACGTTTATTATCTACTATGCTATCAACTTTTGCGATAAACGTTTTAAACTGTCTTGCACAATAACTTGTCAACGACTCGGTTGGCTATCCGTTTTCACATTGAACAATTTTTCTCGCCTCTGACTATTTTATACCTTAGCGAACGTGAGAGGGCATTACTTACTAATAGCAAACAATCAATACAGCTCAGGACTTTGAACCTAAGAAATTAAGagaatttatttgaaatagttaCCGCTATTGAAGACTGTCCaataataacacaattattACAATCGTGGGATGGATTTCTTAGCGGGGTACGAAATTACGAATGGGGCGAACGACCGAGTGGACGAATCGAACATGGTCATCGTAAACTGGACGGGAAACATTAATAACGGGCAAACGGACCACACTTATTGAATTTACTACATTTCTCTCATGGGACAAGTAAACAAATAGTGTTTCTGCCAGATTTATAAGGGGAATGACACTTTCAGTAACGTTTCTgctaaattgtatttattaaataatacaatgttacCGGGCTGTTCCTTTATGAGATGTGGTCTTatgaaaagcaattaaatattTCCAGGAGAGAAAAACTTTCCTTCCGATTAGTCAGAGAAGATTGTGGTTAtcgtatttatttaaatatcgaaCACAAAAAagatctttatttattttcccGTTGGAAATGTATGATTAATTGCGAGCTGATAAGATCATTGTTTTCGTTAATTTACATATCGTCAATTGAGCGGGTGTGTCGGTTTACTATGACAATACcatcataacaataataacacGTATAAATCTAAATGAATTTTCACGTCTTATTCTCTGCCGGAATTgattaataaatcaaatttaaatatacaacattGGCTGATATAAGTAGCCAAAAACAGCTTAAGACTTAAAATCAAGATGAAACAGTTatgatttataacataacacagtaaacataacatttattcactaTAATTGATACTTAATTATTCAATTCAACTTTAATTTGGGATACGTGCATTCAACGGTCATTGTAGTTTGAGGAAAAGGTCATTTACCTTATTGACCAATGACCACAcattaaagtatatatatatgtgtttttgttatattgcGGTTCAGCCTTAGTGAACAACTTGTGACACGATGCTTGCATCCTGTCtagagtatacatgtataatttttttGTTCCGAAAATTTTTCTGTTgctcttttgttttattcttgttgtttttgctgCTGCTGCACCATCAGCAGCAGTTACAACAACAACTGAAATAGTATCCATATCAACTCCACATAACCAAAAACGACATCATTCATAGTatcagcaacagcagcagcaacagcaccATTAACAACAACATGACGAACAAAACAACAGAGCAACGGGACAATTTTCGGAACGAACAGCTTATACTTGTACACTCTAGACAGGCAAACAAGCATCGCACTTAcagtagaagcagcagcagtagcaacaacaacaacatggcaAATAAAAACTTTTGAGGGAACAGTAAAACACCACCTTTGTCTCTAGACAGGCATCTAAACGCAACCCTACAGGTAGCAGCTAATATTCCTCGTTCCCACGGTAACTCTATGGGTACATGTGGATACAGAGGTGAAGTATGTCGGGAATACTTGTGGTTCCAGGACCGGGGCCAAATATTCCACAACAAAAACCTCTTTATTTCGATATATTTACTTCTATACCCTACAGATGTAATGATTTGTAGCCAAATTCGAAGTATTCTCAATAAGCTGGGCTATAAGACAATGGGTGTTTGCAGACAGAGgcttgtttttttcaattt
Coding sequences within:
- the LOC128207217 gene encoding protein c-Fos-like isoform X2, whose protein sequence is MSDVESHMDLKTADLMELVGNFQPTVPASPEEKSIALSRALRQELKCKAKLNLHRRGLSESFEEEKRPRVNGPLTPREVEKRERRKRQNREAAARCREKKLKGQAELHRDFEAQQLENEQLKRTNAELLEEKLRLQSIIENHVCFKTGHPAPINSSPGYASTVQFDFQHCDGAPPSVSPIQTSAMTSPYAREVTTPFQQDPFADQNLDDNVFGEFYSLLNPGKKQMESSCASATSVLNALPELPNLDSLTDIDFYNPISPEEIGCMGRGSISEYRELKD
- the LOC128207217 gene encoding protein c-Fos-like isoform X1, translating into MFREIGMGLPYWEAPNGRMSDVESHMDLKTADLMELVGNFQPTVPASPEEKSIALSRALRQELKCKAKLNLHRRGLSESFEEEKRPRVNGPLTPREVEKRERRKRQNREAAARCREKKLKGQAELHRDFEAQQLENEQLKRTNAELLEEKLRLQSIIENHVCFKTGHPAPINSSPGYASTVQFDFQHCDGAPPSVSPIQTSAMTSPYAREVTTPFQQDPFADQNLDDNVFGEFYSLLNPGKKQMESSCASATSVLNALPELPNLDSLTDIDFYNPISPEEIGCMGRGSISEYRELKD